In Segnochrobactrum spirostomi, the DNA window CTCGGCAGCCAGCGCGTTCGCCAGCTTCACGTTCGGCGGCCCGACGTCTGGCAATGGCGCGAATGGCGGCGACGTCACGGCGCAGGTCTTCGGAGCGGTTGCCACCTCGGGGGCCGGCGCCAACGGTCTCTTCGTGCAATCAATCGGCGGCGGCGGCGGCATCGCGGGTGATGTGTCGAGCACGCTCTTCGGCTCCGCCTCCACGCGTCCCGAAGGACAGGGCGGCGACGGCAGCGGCGGCAACATCAACATCGTCGTCGCCGGCACCATCGCAACGACGGGGGCCAATGCCCCCGCGATCGACGCCCAGTCGATCGGCGGCGGCGGCGGCGTGGTGCAGGCTGGCTCGACAAGCTTCGTCGGCAGTGCGGGTGGGACGGGCGGGTCCGGCGGCATCACCATCAATGTCTCCGGCACGGTGTCGGCGAGCGGCGCCAACTCGCCCGGCATCTACGCCTTGACCGCCGCGTCCAATCCGACCTGGGCCGGGCCCATCGACATCAATCTTCAAAACGGCGCGCAGGTCTCGGGCGGCACCGGGTCGGGAGCCGGCATCATGCTGTCCGGCCCCGGTCAGAACCGCGTCACGATCAATTCCGGGGCAAGTCTCCAAGCGCTCGGTGGCACCGCCATTTCGGTCACATCCGGAAATGTGGCCGTCCAAAATGCAGGTACCGTCACCGGCAGCGTCGATCTCGGCAACGGGTCGGGCGGGTTCAACAATCTGGCCGGGGGCCTGTTCAATACCGGCGCTTTCGCCATGCTCGGCGGTGGCACGCTGTCGAACGCCGGCACGGTGAGCCCCTTCGGGCTCGGCAAGGTCGGCACCACGACGCTCACTGGCACCTTCAACTCGCCCGGGACGCTTCAACTCGATCTCGACGCCAACACCAGCTCCGCGGATCAACTCCTGGTATCGGGGACCGCAAACATTGGTGGAACGGTCTACGGCAATGCCATCGGCATCGCTCCGAATACGTCGTTCCAGGTCCTGACCGCTCAGTCGATCTCGTTCTCGGCGCAGACCCAGAGCCAATCCTTCCTCTACGATTGGGCGCCGATCTTGGGAACGTCCGGGACCTTGAACACCCTGACACTGGTGCCGAATGCCGATTTCACGCCGAACGGCGTGTCGCTCTCGGCAAACCAAACCGCCATCGCCCAGCATCTGCAATCGGCGTGGACGGCCGGTGGCTCGCCGTCCAGCGATGCCATCTTCACCTCGCTTCTCGGGGTCAACTCGACGGCGGCCTATCAATCGGCACTGAACGACCTTTCACCCGAGCAACTGGGCTCGACCGCATCGAGCCGGACCTCCGAGAGCCGTGCGGTGCTCAGCCGCACGATGAGCTGCCCGGTTTTCGCCGAAGGCACCCTGCTCGTCGTCGAGGACCAGTGCGCCTGGGGTCGCGTCATCTTCGGCCGAACGTCGCAGAACAGCAGCAACGAACACCAAGGCTTCACGAGCGATACGGTCACCGCGCAGACCGGCGTCCAGATCGAGGTGGCCCAGGATTGGTTCACGGCGTTCTCCGCCGCCTATCAGCAATCCTGGACCACGGGCAGCGGTAGCGGCAGTTCGACGACCGGGCAGGGCGGCGATGTGACGGCCGCCCTCAAGCACCAGATGGGCGCCTGGCTGCTCGCCACCGCCGTCGATTTCGGCTGGATCACGAGCGACAGTAGCCGCAGCGTCAATTATCTCGGCGCGTCGCCGTCGTCCTCGTCGGACACCTACAACGTCACGGGCCGTATCCGTGTCGCCTACGACGCTCCATTCCGGACGTTCTATCTGCGGCCCTATGTCGATCTCGACGTTTCTTACGTCAACGTCCCCGGATTCCAGGAATACGGCACCAGCGGCGCGGAACTCGCCATTCAGGGCCAGAGCCAGACGACCTTCATCGTCAGCCCTGCGATCGAGCTCGGCACACGCTTCGTTTTCTCCGACGGCATGGTCCTGCGTCCCTATGCGACGCTCGGCGCGTCGTTCGCCTCGAACGAAAGCTGGACGACGACGGCGAGCCTCGTCGGTGCTCCGGCGGGCACCGGCACCTTCGACACCAAGACCTATATGCCCGATGCCCTCGCCAATCTGGACCTCGGTTTGCAGGCGTTGACGGCGAGCAAGTGGGAGGTGAAGCTCGATTACGGCTTGAGCCTCGGCAACAATTTCACCTCGCAAACCGGCATGGCGCGCGTCGCGCTACATTTTTGAGGAACCAAGTGTCCGCTGCGGAGACTGCGCCGGCCGACGCGTCGGCGCCCACAACCGAACTCACCTGCTCGCGCGGCTTTTCCCAATGGCTCGCCCAGCACCAGGTCAGTCTCGCCTTTTCCTCATACCAGACCGGCCAGCTCTTTCTGATCGGACGGATGCCGGACGGCGCGGTCTCGTTCCATCAGCGAGACTTCGAACGCGCCATGGGGCTTTGGTACGAGCCTGGGCGGCTCTTTCTGGCGTCGATGGTGCAGATCTGGCGCCTGGAAAATATCCTCGCCGCGAACGAACGTGCGAACGGCTATTTCGATCAGCTTTTCGTTCCGCGCACGGCGCGGATCACCGGCGATGTCGATGCGCACGAGATGGTCGTCGAAGCGAGCGGGCGCATCGTTTTCGTCAACACGAAGTTCTCGTGTCTCGCCACGCTGAGCCTGTCCCACAGCTTCAAGCCGCTGTGGAAGCCGAAATTCATCTCGCGCCTCGCGGCGGAGGATCGCTGTCACCTCAACGGCCTCTGCTTGGAAGACGGCAAGGTGGGTTACGTCACCGCGGTGGGCCGTACCGACGTGGTCGACGGATGGCGGGGGTCGCGCGTCGGCGGCGGCGTGCTGATCCGCGTCGCCGACGACACCATTGTGGCTGACGGGTTCTCGATGCCCCATTCGCCACGTCTTCATAACGGTTCCCTGTGGCTGCTCGATTCCGGTCGCGGCTATCTCGTGAAGGTCGATCCCACAACCGGGGCCAAGGAAGACATCGCGTTCTGTCCGGGATTCATGCGTGGGCTCGCCTTCCACGCCGGCCACGCGATCGTGACGCTGTCGCTCCCGCGCGATCTCAATTTCAACGGGCTTCCTTTGGAGGACGAGATCGGGCGCCGCGGCGGACAGCCCTGGTGCGGCGTTCAGATCATCAATCTTGCGACCGGCGACATCGTCGAGTGGATTCGTCTCGACGGTGCGATCCGCGAGCTCTTCGACGTCACGGTCATGCCCGCTGTCGCCTGCCCGATGGCGGCCCCGTTGCAGGGCCCCGATCTGGCGAACCTGCTCACCATCGAAGCGCCGGAGCGCGCCCTCGACGAGCCCGGGTGGGCTTGACGGGCCGGAGACGTCCGGCCCGTTGCCGTGCGACGCCGGGAGCGCGCCTGCGCTACCCGCCTCAATCGCGCTTATAGGCGCCGAGGCCGGGGCGGTAGGTCTTGTCGTCGAGGAACTGCTTCAGGCCCTCGTCGCGGCCGCGGGTCTTGTCGAGCTGGAGCATCTGCTCGAGCTTCGCGTAGATGTAATCGTCGGACGCATCCCACGGCATGTTGCGGACGCGCTTGAAGGTGTCCTTGGCGGCCTTCAGCGTGACCGGGTTCTTCTCGAGTAGGGTATCGGCGATCGCGCGCACGCGGGCCCGGAGGTCGGCGAGCGGAACAGCCTCGTTGACGAGGCCCATCTCCGCCGCCTTGCGGCCGTCGAACACCTCGCCGGTCATGATGTAGTAGAGCGAGTCGCGATGGCGCATCACCTCGGCGACCGCGCGGGTCACGTTGCCGCCCGGCAGGATGCCCCAGTTGATCTCCGAGAGGCCGAACTTCGCCTCTTCCGCGGCGACCGCGAGGTCGCAGGCGACGAGCGGCGTGAAGGCGCCGCCGAAGCACCAGCCGTTGACCATGGCGATGCTCGGCTTCTCGAAATACATGAGCCGGTTCCACCAGCCGCTCGATTGACGACGCGCCTTGAGGGTCGCCGCGCGCGGCTTGCCGTCGTTGTCGCGGAAGTACTCCTTGAGATCCATGCCCGCCGACCAGGATTCCCCGGCGCCGGTCAGGACGAGCACGCCGCAGCGATCGTCGCCCTCGAGCTCGTCCAGCACCTCGAGCATGCGCACGTTGAGGGCGGGATTCATGGCATTGCGCTTGGTGGGCCGGTTCAGGGTGACGAACGCCACGCCGCGTTCGAACTCCACCAGCACCGGGTCGGTCGTGGTCTCGCTCATGGATGGGCTCCGATCTCTAGCCGCTGCCGTCGGTTCACGGGCGGCGAAGGTCTTGGGATGAAGACGAAGGTCTTGGGATGAAGATTGGAAGTGAAATCCTGGGAAAAGGGTTCGCCGCCGATAGGGCCGTCACGACGACGCAGCGTCCTCGCGGCGAAGGAGATGTTTCTGCACCTTGCCCGAAGCGGTGCGCGGGATGGTCTCGACGATGAGGATGCGCGTCGGCAGCTTGAAGCGGGCGAGACGCGCCTCGCAGTGGCTGGCGATCTCCTCGACCGCCGGATCGAAGCCCGGCTTCGGCACCACGAAGGCATGCCCGGTTTCGCCCCAGCGGCCGTCGGGCACGCCGATCACCGCCGCCTCCTGCACCGCCGGATGGGTGATCAGCGCGGCCTCGATCTCGGCCGGGTAGACGTTCTCGCCGCCGCTGATGAACATGTCCTTCAGGCGATCGACGACGCGGATGAAGCCGTTCGCCTCGCGGAAGCCGAGGTCGCCGGTGCGGTACCAGCCGTCGGTGAAGGCGGCCGCCGTCTCGGCCGGACGGTTCCAATAACCCGGCGTGACCGTCGGTCCGCGCAGCCACACCTCGCCGATCGTGCCGTCGGACACGTCCGCTCCCTCTGCTCCGACGATGCGAACCTCGATGCAGGGCGCTGGAAGGCCGACGCTGCCCGGATTGGCACGCACCGCGTCGCGATCGATCGGCACGTGCACCGCCGTGCCGGCCTCGCTCATGCCGTAGCCGTTGACGAGTACCACGCCGTCGTCGAGGCAGCTTTCGATGAGCGTCTTGGTGAGTGGCGCGCCGCCGACGAAGATCGCGTGCAGCCGCGACAGGTCGGCGCTCGGATAACCCGGATCGTTGCGCAGCGACGTGATCATCTGGGGCACGGCGAAATAATGCGTCACCCCAATTGCCGGATCGGTCAGGAAGGCGAGGCTGCGCGGCGGCGTGAAGCGGTCGGAGAGCACGAGCGTGCCGCCAAAGGTGAGCGTCGTCCGCGCGACGGCGACGAGCCCGATGGTGTGGAAGAGCGGCAGGTCGGAGAGGACCACCGCGGCCGGGCCGATCTCGCCGACGAAGGCGAAGTTGATGGCGGAGAAGAAGGCGTTGCGCCGGGTGATGACGACGCCCTTCGGCTGGCCGGTGGTCCCCGAGGTGTAGAGCAGGATGCACGGCGCCTCGGCCTCGGCCGCACGGGCCGCGACCGGCGCGGCAGCCCGCAGCCGCGCGGAGGCCCCGTCCGGGCCTTCGAGGGTCAGCAAGGTCAGCCCCGGCTTGGCCTCGGCTGCCGCCCGCGCCGCCGCGGCGAATTCCTCGGCAGCGATGAGGAGCGCCGGCGCACAATCGGCCAGGATGGCGGCAAGCTCGCTCGCCCCGAGGCGCCAATTGAGCGGGGCGAACACGGCGCCGATCCGCTGGCAGGCGAGGGCGATGACGATCTGATCGATGCCGTTGCGGGCAAGCATCGCGACCCGCTCGCCAGCGGGGGAGCCGAGGGTCGTTTGCAGGAAGCCGGCGGCCCGTGCGATGCGCTCGTTGAGCGCCGCATAGCTCAGGGTTTCGCCGCTCGCGATCTCGATGCATGCGGTCCGCTCGGGCGACACGCGGGCCCGGTAGGACACAGGCTCCTCGGTGAGCAGACCGGCGGAAAAGGCTCTCAGGTCGGCCGACACATTCGGCATTCGATCCTCCCTTCGCTCAGCGCGACGAAGTGGCTTTTTGTTAGTAACACTAACTAATATGATCGGCCGGCTTGTCAAGAGTGGCGCGCGAGCGGCGTCGGGTTGACCGAAGGGGCCCGGTGCCGCGTTATGAAAAGGCGGTGGGGCGCTCGCGCGGATTCGGCGGATGGAAATGGGGACGGCGTGAAGCCATCGAAGAAGGTCGACCGGGACGACATCGCCGGGGGAGATGCGGGACTGAGGCGTGGGCGGCTCGACGGCCTGCTCGGCTTCCACCTGCGCATGGCGCATGTCGCGCTATATCGCGACTTCGCCGCCGCGATGGAGGATCTGGGGTTCACCCAGAAGCAACTCGCGGTCCTGGAACTGGTCGCCGCCAATCCCGGGACGTCGCAGATCGATCTCGCCGCTGCGCTGGAAACGGACCGCGCCACGATGCTGGGTCTCGTCGAGCGGCTCGAAGAGCGCGATTTGATCAGTCGCCAACCGTCGGAGACGGATCGCCGGCGGCAGGAATTGCGCCTTACCCCGCTCGGGGAGACGCGTCTTGCGGAAGCGCGCGCGGCCGTGGATGCCCACGAGGCGCGATTGCTCAAGCACTTCTCGAAGGGCGAGGCCGACACCCTGATCGGCCTCCTGAAACGCCTCTATCAGGAGTGAGCGGCCGGCGTCGCCGCGGTCCGCCGTTGCCGAACGGACCGTCGCGATGCCCTGCGATCACATCGGCAAGCCGACATAATTCTCGGCGAGAACGCGCTGGGCCGCCGGCGAGCCGGCGAGATAGTCGAACTCGGCACGCTGGATGCGGCGGCCGAAGGTGTCGGTTTCCGGGAAGACGTGGAGGAGCGAGGTCATCCACCACGAGAAGCGCTCCGCCTTCCAGATGCGGGCGAGGGCGCGGGCGGAATAGGCATCGAGCCCGGCCGACGAGCGATCGAGGAAGAACTCCAGGAGCGCGTCGGCGAGATAGCCAACGTCGCTCGCGGCGAGGTTGAGGCCCTTCGCGCCGGTCGGCGGCACGATGTGGGCGGCGTCGCCCGCGAGGAAGAGCCGGCCGAAGCGGAGCGGCTCGGCGACGAAGCTGCGCAGCGGCGCGATCGACTTCTCGATCGAGGGGCCGGTCTGGAGCCGTTCGGCGGTTTCCGGATCGAGCCGCTGGCGCAGTTCGTCCCAGAAGCGGTCGTCTGACCAGTCCTCGACGCGCTCGTCGGAAGCAACCTGGACATAATAGCGGCTGCGCGTCGGCGAGCGCATCGAGCAGAGCGCGAAGCCCCGGGCGTGGTGGGCGTAGATGAGTTCCTCGGCGACGGGCGGGCGGTCCGTCAGGATGCCGAGCCAGCCGAACGGATAGACTCGCTCGAACGTCTTGAGCGCGCTGTCGGGCAGGCTCGCCCGGGCGACGCCGTGGAAGCCGTCGCAGCCCGCGATCACGTCGCAAGCGATCTCGTGCGTCACACCGTCCTGGACATATCGAACCTTCGGCCGGTCGGTCTCGAAATCGTGGAGCGAGACGTCCTCAGCCTCGTAGATCGACACCGCACCGGAATCCGCGCGGGCGTCCATCAGGTCCCGCGTCACTTCGGTCTGGCCGTAGACGGTGACGGAACGCCCGGTCAGGGCGGCGAAATCGATGCGCAGCCGGTCGCCGTCGAACATCAGCTCGGTGCCGTCGTGGATCAGCCCTTCCTTATGCAGCCGCTCCGCGACGCCGGCCTTCTCCAGGAGTTCGACCGCGCCCGGCTCGATCACGCCGGCGCGAATCCGGGACAGCACATAATCGGGGCTGCGCCGCTCCAGAATGACGGTGTCGATGCCGCGGCGTTCGAGCAGGCGTCCGAGCAACAGCCCGGCGGGGCCGGCGCCGATGATGGCGACCTGGGTCCGGGTTGGGCGGGTCCCGGTTTGGGCGGTGCTGGTCTGCATGAGGTCCTCCCTGGGCCGGCTCTGCGGCCGCGTTTCGGGCGAACATGGCGGCCGACCCCGCCTCCGCCAATGGACAGAGGGGACAAAGGATTGGACAATCGGAACATCGATCCCGGGAGGAAGCGGCATGCGGGCGATCCCGACCTATGCGCTCTATGGCGAAGCCGACGAGCATCTCGGCGCCGATTGGCTGCATTGCGAGACCATCCAGGCGCGCAGCCGGCTGCACGATTACCGCATCGAACCGCACCGCCACGATGCGTTCTTCCAGATCCTACACCTCGCCGCCGGCACCGCGGCGGCCGAGCTCGACGGCCGCTCCGAGACCTTGAGCCCACCCTGTCTGGTGCTGGTGCCGCCCCACACCGTGCACGGTTATGCCTTCTCCCACGACGTCGAAGGTCAGGTGCTCACGCTGTTCGCCCGCCATGTGCCCGAGGTGCTCCGGGCGTGCCCGGAAGCTGCCGCCGGCCTCGACCGGCCGGTCCACGTGCCCCTCGGCGACCATCCCGACATCGCGGAAACGGTCGCCCGCGAACTCGACGCCGCGGCACGGGAATTCGCGCAGCGACGTCCCGGACAGCTCGCCATCGTCGAGGCGCGGATCGCGATCGCGCTCGTTCTTGCCTTCCGGGTGCGCAGCGCAGCCGGCGCGGCGACGCCCGATCCGGCCCGTCGCGGGGCGCTCCATGTCGCCCGCTTCCGCGATCTCGTCGATCTCCACTATCGCGAGCGGCTGACGATCGAGGATTATGCCGATCGGCTCGGCCTCACCACCGCGCACCTCAACCGGCTCTGCCGCACCCATCTGGGCCAGTCCGCGCTCGGGGTCGTTCAAGGGCGGATCGTGCTCGAGGCGAAGCGCTACCTCGCCTTCACGACGCTTGGGATCAAGGAGATCGCGGACGCTGTCGGGTTCGAGGACGCCGCCTATTTCACCCGCTTCTTCCGCCGCGAGACGCGCCTCGCCCCGACCGAGTTCCGCGCGCGCCGCGCCGGCGGCGATGGCGCTCAGGGCCAGGCGGCGAAGGAGGAGGGGGCGTCGGCGCGGACCGAGCGGCTCAGCCCGGTCCGGTAGGCGCCCGGGGTCGTTCCGGTCAGGCGTTTGAAGAAGCGGTTGAAATAGGCCGCGTCGCGAAAGCCGAGGCCGTAGGCGATCTGCTCGACGGGAAGGTCGGTCTGTTCGAGGCGCAGCCGCGCCTCTTCGAGCAGGCGGTCGTGCATCAGCGCGAGCGGGGTGCGCCCGGTCGCGCGGAGGCAGGCATCGTGCAGGTGCGCCCGTGTCACGCCGAGCATCCCTGCGAACTCGTCGATCCGGAGATTTTCCCGGTAATGCAGCTCGACGAGCTGGCGGAAGCGCTGGAGGGTGGTCGCCCCGGTGCCGCGCAGGCCGGTCGCGGCGGCGAGGCCGGCGGCGCGCCACAGATGGAGCAGCACCAGCCCGACATAGAGCTCCACCATCGCCGAGCCGCCGGGCTGGGGATCTCGCGATTCGCGCACCAGGGCGAGAATCAGGGCCGACAGCTCCGGCAACTGCGCGGCGATGCGCTCCGCCGGGGCGATCGCCGCCTGATCGAGCAGGGGGCGCAGCCCGCTGCCAACCGGCGAGCCGCCGATCGAGCGCCAAACGAGGTCCTCGGCGATCGCCGCGTTGAGGCCGCTGCCGCCGGCGGCGAGCCGCACCTCGCCGTGGGCCGAGGCCGGCAGCCAGAGCAGCGCCGGCCCGGCGAGGTCGTGATCGGTCCCGCTTGTCTCCCGATAGAGCGCGCGGCCGGCGGAGATGAGGAAGACGTGGCAGCGCCGTGGCCGGTCGGTCGGGGCGAGCGACCAGGTGCGTTGCGCAAGGGCGGCGTCGATGCGGGTTGCGACGACGGCCGCCGTACCGCTCGGCGCCGATCGGGAGGGTGTCGGTGCGGGGAACGCGTGGCTCGGTGACATCGCCGCAGCCTCCGTGCGCCGGCGATCAGGATCGTCGCCGAGAAAAGTGCAATAGAAATAGTGAATAGTGCATTTCGGTCGCCGTCAAGCTGCGGCTAATTCGATACCAAGCCGGCCAAGAACCGGCATGAAGGACAGGAAACGAGGGAGGGATCCTGCCGCGCATCCCGCGTGGCCGACCAATCTCCGCGCATGGCAATCCGACGGCTTGGTGGCGTCCGAGGTGACGCCCGATCGTCGTGTGTGCCCGGCGCGGTGGCTCGGTCGGCGCGCCGGGGCGCAGGAAGGCCCGCTGGACCGCGATGTTCGATGCCCCGCTTCTGCTGCGCGACGAGAACCGGCCCGCCTCCGACGGGGCCGTGTTCGAGCGTTGCAATCCCGTGACCGGCGCCGTCGCGACGCGCGCGGCGGCGGCGACCCTCGACGACGTCGCGACCGCTCTTTCCGCCGCGGCCGCAGCCTTTCCCGTGTGGTCCGAATGCGGCCCGACGGAGCGCCGCTCGCGCCTCCTCGCGGCCGCGGACCTGCTCGAACAGCGCGTCGACCTCTTCGTCGAGACGATGCTCGCCGAAACCGGGGCCACGGCGGGGTGGGCGCGCTTCAATGTCTCGTTGGGCGCCGACATGCTGCGCGAGGCCGCCGCTTCGACCACCCAGATCGGCGGTCAGATCATCCCCTCCGACCGGCCCGGCACCACCGCCTTCGCGGTGCGCCAGCCGGTCGGCGTGGTGCTCGCCATCGCGCCGTGGAACGCGCCTGTGATCCTCGGGGTGCGCTCGGTCGCCATGCCGCTCGCCTGCGGCAACACCGTGATCCTCAAGGCGTCCGAGATCTGCCCGCGCACCCATCGCCTGATCGGCGAGGTCTTACGCGATGCCGGCCTCGGCGATGGGATCGTCAACGTGATCATGAGTGCGCCCGCGGACGCCGGCCGCATCGTCGAGGCGCTGATCGCGAGCCCGATCGTGCGGCGGGTGAACTTCACCGGCTCGACCCGCGTCGGCCGCATCGTCGCCGAGGTCGCCGCACGTCACCTCACGCCGGCGCTGCTCGAGCTCGGCGGCAAGGCGCCGTTCCTGGTGCTCGACGACGCCGACCTCGACGAGGCGGTGAAGGCGGCGGCCTTCGGTGCCTTCTTCAACCAGGGCCAGATCTGCATGTCGACCGAGCGCATCGTGGTCGACGAGGCGGTGGCCGACGCCTTCACCGAGAAGCTCGCCCGCAAGGCGGCGACCCTCGTCTCCGGCGATCCCGCCAAGGGCACGGCGCCGCTCGGCGCGCTCGTCGGGTTCGACGCGGTCGAGCGCATCGACGCGCTCGTCAAGGACGCCGTGGCGAAGGGCGGCCGCATCCTCGCCGGCGGCCGCACCGCCGGCACGCTGATGGACGCGACGGTCATCGATCACGTCACCCCGGCGATGCGCCTCTATTCCGAGGAATCCTTCGGCCCCGTGGCGGCGATCGTCCGGGTTCGCGGCGTGGAGGAGGCGATCCGCGTCGCCAACGACACGGAGTACGGTCTCTCCTCCGCCGTGTTCGGCCGCGATGTCGGCCGCGCCATGGCGGTGGCGCGCCGCATCGAGGCCGGCATGTGCCACATCAACGGCCCGACCGTGCACGACGAGGCGCAGATGCCGTTCGGCGGGGTCAAGGCGAGCGGCTACGGCCGGTTCGGCGGGGCCGCGGCGATCAACGAGTTCACCGAGCTGCGCTGGATCACCGTCGCGAGCGAGCCCGGCCACTACCCGATCTGACGAACACCGCCGCCGAATGCGCGGCCGGTCCGAGACGTGCCGACCAAAATCTGCCGAACAAGAAGACACGCACAACGAATGATGGGAGGAAAAATGTCCGAGATCGCTTCGATGACGCCCGAGAGCGCGGCTCACCGTCTCCTCAACCCGACCCGCCGCGGCCTGATGGTCGGCACCGGCCTCGGCGCGCTGGCGCTCGCGACCGGCTCGCGCGGCGTGTTCGCCGCCGAGGCGACGGACGTGCTGAAGGTCGGCTTCATCAGCCCGCGCACCGGCGCGCTCGCCGGTTTCGGCCAGACCGACGGCTACGTGTTGGAACTCGCCCGGAAGGCGCTCCAGGGCGGCCTTCAGGTCGGCGGCAAGACCTACGCCGTCGAAATCCTCGACCGCGACACCCAGTCCGACCCGTCCCGCGCGAGCCAGCTCGCCAAGACGCTCATCAACAGCGATCAGGTCGATCTGATGCTCGCCGTCTCGACGCCCGAGACGATCAACCCGGTTTCCGACGCCTGCGAGGCCGCCGGCGTGCCCTGCCTCTCGACGGTGATGCCGTGGGAGGCCTGGTATTTTGGCCGCGGTGCGAAGCCGGGCCAGCCGTCGCCGTTCAAGTGGACCTTCCATTTCGGCTTCGGCGTCGGTGAGTTCCACAAGACCTACGTGTCGCAGTGGAACCTGATCGAGACCAACAAGAAGGTCGGCGTGCTCTATCCCAACGACGCCGACGGCAATGCGATCCGCGCCAATCTCGCGCCGCTGCTCGCCAAGGACGGCTTCACCATCGTCGATCCCGGCCCCTATGAGGACGGCACCACGGACTATTCGGCGCAGATCGCCCTGTTCAAGCGCGAGAAGTGCGAGATCTTCAATTCCTTCCCGATCCCGCCCGACTTCGCCGCGTTCTGGCGCCAGGCGGCGCAGCAGGGCTACACCCGGATGGTGAAGATCTGTCAGGTCGCCAAGACCGGCCTCTTCCCGGATGGCATCGAGGCACTCGGCAAACTCGGCTACAACATCGCGAGCGCCGCCTATTGGCACAAGGCGTTCCCCTACAAGTCGCCGCTCACCGGCGTCTCCGGCGTCGAGCTCGCCGACGGGTACGAGGCGGCGAGCGGCAAGCAATGGACGCAGCAGCTCGGTGCCTCCATGTCGCTGCTCGATGCCGGCAGTGAGGCGCTCAAGGCGAGCGGCAATCCCAAGGACAAGGCGGCGGTCGCCAAGGCGCTCGGCGCGCTGCGCACCACGACCATGATCGGCAAGGTCGATTTCCAGGCCGGGCCGGTCCCGAACGTCTCGCCGGGCCCGATCATCGGCACCCAATGGGTGAAGTCGGCGCCGGGCTCCAAGTTCAAGCTCGATTATGTCGTGACCGAGCACGCCACCGATCCGGCCGTGCCGATCGAGGCGAAGCTCAAGCCGTTCAACAGCTGACCGCACCGGCGCGGGCGGGCTCGGTGCCTTCCCGCGGCGGCTCCTCCGAGGCCCGGTCCCTGACCGGACCGGGCCCATTTTTTTGAGCGACAGCGAACGGGATGGAACCGTGACGACGGACCGGAGCGTCCTCCTCTCCGCATCGGGCATCACCAAGCGCTTCAATGCGCTGGTTGTGCTCGACGGCATCGATTTCGACGTGGCGCGCGGC includes these proteins:
- a CDS encoding TIGR03032 family protein — translated: MSAAETAPADASAPTTELTCSRGFSQWLAQHQVSLAFSSYQTGQLFLIGRMPDGAVSFHQRDFERAMGLWYEPGRLFLASMVQIWRLENILAANERANGYFDQLFVPRTARITGDVDAHEMVVEASGRIVFVNTKFSCLATLSLSHSFKPLWKPKFISRLAAEDRCHLNGLCLEDGKVGYVTAVGRTDVVDGWRGSRVGGGVLIRVADDTIVADGFSMPHSPRLHNGSLWLLDSGRGYLVKVDPTTGAKEDIAFCPGFMRGLAFHAGHAIVTLSLPRDLNFNGLPLEDEIGRRGGQPWCGVQIINLATGDIVEWIRLDGAIRELFDVTVMPAVACPMAAPLQGPDLANLLTIEAPERALDEPGWA
- a CDS encoding p-hydroxycinnamoyl CoA hydratase/lyase — protein: MSETTTDPVLVEFERGVAFVTLNRPTKRNAMNPALNVRMLEVLDELEGDDRCGVLVLTGAGESWSAGMDLKEYFRDNDGKPRAATLKARRQSSGWWNRLMYFEKPSIAMVNGWCFGGAFTPLVACDLAVAAEEAKFGLSEINWGILPGGNVTRAVAEVMRHRDSLYYIMTGEVFDGRKAAEMGLVNEAVPLADLRARVRAIADTLLEKNPVTLKAAKDTFKRVRNMPWDASDDYIYAKLEQMLQLDKTRGRDEGLKQFLDDKTYRPGLGAYKRD
- a CDS encoding AMP-binding protein, yielding MPNVSADLRAFSAGLLTEEPVSYRARVSPERTACIEIASGETLSYAALNERIARAAGFLQTTLGSPAGERVAMLARNGIDQIVIALACQRIGAVFAPLNWRLGASELAAILADCAPALLIAAEEFAAAARAAAEAKPGLTLLTLEGPDGASARLRAAAPVAARAAEAEAPCILLYTSGTTGQPKGVVITRRNAFFSAINFAFVGEIGPAAVVLSDLPLFHTIGLVAVARTTLTFGGTLVLSDRFTPPRSLAFLTDPAIGVTHYFAVPQMITSLRNDPGYPSADLSRLHAIFVGGAPLTKTLIESCLDDGVVLVNGYGMSEAGTAVHVPIDRDAVRANPGSVGLPAPCIEVRIVGAEGADVSDGTIGEVWLRGPTVTPGYWNRPAETAAAFTDGWYRTGDLGFREANGFIRVVDRLKDMFISGGENVYPAEIEAALITHPAVQEAAVIGVPDGRWGETGHAFVVPKPGFDPAVEEIASHCEARLARFKLPTRILIVETIPRTASGKVQKHLLRREDAASS
- a CDS encoding MarR family winged helix-turn-helix transcriptional regulator, translated to MKPSKKVDRDDIAGGDAGLRRGRLDGLLGFHLRMAHVALYRDFAAAMEDLGFTQKQLAVLELVAANPGTSQIDLAAALETDRATMLGLVERLEERDLISRQPSETDRRRQELRLTPLGETRLAEARAAVDAHEARLLKHFSKGEADTLIGLLKRLYQE
- the pobA gene encoding 4-hydroxybenzoate 3-monooxygenase gives rise to the protein MQTSTAQTGTRPTRTQVAIIGAGPAGLLLGRLLERRGIDTVILERRSPDYVLSRIRAGVIEPGAVELLEKAGVAERLHKEGLIHDGTELMFDGDRLRIDFAALTGRSVTVYGQTEVTRDLMDARADSGAVSIYEAEDVSLHDFETDRPKVRYVQDGVTHEIACDVIAGCDGFHGVARASLPDSALKTFERVYPFGWLGILTDRPPVAEELIYAHHARGFALCSMRSPTRSRYYVQVASDERVEDWSDDRFWDELRQRLDPETAERLQTGPSIEKSIAPLRSFVAEPLRFGRLFLAGDAAHIVPPTGAKGLNLAASDVGYLADALLEFFLDRSSAGLDAYSARALARIWKAERFSWWMTSLLHVFPETDTFGRRIQRAEFDYLAGSPAAQRVLAENYVGLPM
- a CDS encoding helix-turn-helix domain-containing protein, producing MRAIPTYALYGEADEHLGADWLHCETIQARSRLHDYRIEPHRHDAFFQILHLAAGTAAAELDGRSETLSPPCLVLVPPHTVHGYAFSHDVEGQVLTLFARHVPEVLRACPEAAAGLDRPVHVPLGDHPDIAETVARELDAAAREFAQRRPGQLAIVEARIAIALVLAFRVRSAAGAATPDPARRGALHVARFRDLVDLHYRERLTIEDYADRLGLTTAHLNRLCRTHLGQSALGVVQGRIVLEAKRYLAFTTLGIKEIADAVGFEDAAYFTRFFRRETRLAPTEFRARRAGGDGAQGQAAKEEGASARTERLSPVR
- a CDS encoding helix-turn-helix domain-containing protein, producing MSPSHAFPAPTPSRSAPSGTAAVVATRIDAALAQRTWSLAPTDRPRRCHVFLISAGRALYRETSGTDHDLAGPALLWLPASAHGEVRLAAGGSGLNAAIAEDLVWRSIGGSPVGSGLRPLLDQAAIAPAERIAAQLPELSALILALVRESRDPQPGGSAMVELYVGLVLLHLWRAAGLAAATGLRGTGATTLQRFRQLVELHYRENLRIDEFAGMLGVTRAHLHDACLRATGRTPLALMHDRLLEEARLRLEQTDLPVEQIAYGLGFRDAAYFNRFFKRLTGTTPGAYRTGLSRSVRADAPSSFAAWP